A stretch of DNA from Rheinheimera sp. MMS21-TC3:
GCTTATGCGGGAGAGGCCGCTATTAGTGGTGAGTTTTCAGCTATTGTCACTGGCCCTGTACATAAAGGTATTATTAATAAATCTGGGATCCCTTTTAGCGGTCACACTGAATATTTTGCCTTGCTATCAAACTCTGCTCACGTAGTAATGATGCTAGCTACAGAAGGACTAAGAGTTGCCTTAGCGACTACTCATATCCCTTTAGCTTATGTGGCAAAAGCAATTACTCGTGACAGGCTAATGAATGTTACGCGCATTTTGCACCACGATCTTAAATACAAATTTGCCATTGCTAATCCTAAAATCTATATTTGCGGTTTAAACCCACATGCTGGTGAGGATGGTCATTTAGGTCGCGAAGAAATCGATATCATGATCCCAGCCTTAAATGAGCTACGCGCTGAGGGCATGGACTTAGTTGGCCCTTTACCAGCCGATACCCTTTTTCAGCCTAAATACTTAGAGCATGCGGATGCAGTCTTAGCTATGTACCATGACCAAGGTTTACCGGTACTTAAATATATGGGATTTGGTAAGTCTGTAAATATTAGCCTTGGACTACCTTTAATTCGCACCTCTGTTGACCACGGTACCGCCCTTGATTTGGCCGCTACGGGTAAGGCCGACACTGGCAGCTTATTTCATGCTGTTCATCAAGCCATTCACTTGGCAACAAAAACGAATTTATCTTATGACTGAAAATGTACACCAGGGCCATAGAGCCCGTAAGCGTTTTGGCCAAAACTTTTTACATGACCCGCAGGTTATTGATCGGATTGTTAAAGCTATAGCACCAAAACCTAGCGATTTTCTCGTAGAAATAGGACCTGGCCTAGGCGCTCTAACCGAACCTGTGGCAGAGAAATCTGGCCACCTTACGGTAATAGAACTAGACCGAGATTTAGCACAGCGTTTACAGCAACATCCTACTTTGGCCGCTAAACTTAGCATCCATCAAGCTGATGCCATGAAATTTGATTTTGCTAGCTTAGTGCCTAACGATAAAAAAATGAAAGTGTTTGGCAACTTGCCTTACAATATTTCAACACCGTTATTATTTCATTTATTTCAATATGCCGATCAAATTGAAAACATGCATTTTATGCTACAAAAAGAAGTGGTAATGCGCATGAGTGCTCAGCACGGTACTAAAGCTTTTGGCCGATTAAGTGTTATGACCCAGTTTTTTTGTCATGCTATGCCTGTGGTTGAAGTAGGACCTGGGGCTTTTAAACCCGCACCTAAGGTAGACTCTGCAGTCGTACGCTTAATACCAAGGTCTATTTCAGAGCGCCCTCAGGTCCCGTCCGAAGTATTAAATCGTGTTTGCTTAGAAGCTTTTAATCAGCGGCGTAAAACACTTCGTAATTGTTTTAGTAATATTGCAACAGCAGAAGATTTAGAACAATTAGGCTTAAACCCAGGTTTACGCCCTGAGCAACTAGCCGTAGCAGACTTTGTGCGTATCGCACAATGGCTTCATCAGCAGGAGAAAGTAGAATGAGTTCACATTTCAACGTTCCCGTTGAGGTTGAAACCTTTTATATCGCAGCACAATCAGATCCCGCAGCAGAACGTTATGTGTTTGCTTATACAATTACTATTCGCAATTTAACTAGCGATAACCTACAACTACTACGTCGCTATTGGTTAATTACTGACGCTAATGGTAAAGAAACCGAAGTTAGTGGTGAAGGAGTTGTTGGTGAACAACCTGAATTAGCTCCAGGCAGTAGCTATCGCTATACCAGCGGTGCAGTCTTAGATACTCCCGTTGGCACTATGCAAGGACATTATGAAATGATTAATGCCAGCAAAGAGGCCATAACAGCGCCTATTCCATTATTTCGTTTAGCTATGCCTAATATTTTAAATTAATGGCCACTTACGTTATAGGTGACTTGCAGGGCTGTTTTGAGCCTTTGCAGCGCTTATTGCAACAGATTAACTTTTCAACTAAAGATGACACCCTCTGGTTTTGTGGTGATCTTATTGCTCGTGGTCCACAATCTTTAGAATGCTTAAACTTTATCTATAACTTAGGTAGCTCTGCTCAAGTCGTCTTAGGTAACCATGATTTGCATTTTATTGCCTGTTATTATGGTATTGCTGAAGTTAAAGCCAAAGATAAATTACAGCCTTTATTACAAGCCAACAATCTTGAAACACTAGTGCATTGGTTAAGATATCAACCATTAATGCATGTCTGTCAGCAACGCAATGCCATGATGGTACATGCTGGCTTAGCACCGGATTGGCAACTAACTGAAGCTCTAGAAATGACCCAAGAGGTACAAACTCAACTACAGCAGCAGCCTTTAAATTTGTTGCAAAACATGTATGGTAATAAGCCTGTTCGTTTTGCTGATGCTAAGACAAAAGAACAAAGGTGGCGCTATACAATCAATAGCTGCACCAGAATGCGCTTTTGCTCAAAAACAGGAGCATTAGACTTAAAGCACAAAGGACACCCTAATGATCAGCCAGATTTGGTACCTTGGTATGAGTTTTGTCGCAATAAAGTTTTACCTCAACTATTTTTTGGCCATTGGGCCGCATTAAATGGCTTTAGCCCTGTAGACAATGTTTTTGCATTAGACACTGGCTGTGTATGGGGCAATAGCTTAACAGCCTACTGTATTGATAGCCAAAAACGATTTAGTGTGGCAGCAACTGTTCTTTAGCTGTATATTTACATTACATAAGTATATTAAGGCCTAATTTATTTGTAGGTCTTAAATAGTCAGACCTATTGGGAGTTATTATGACGTTAACAGTTGCATTAAGAGTGATCGGTGGCTTTGCCATCACTTCACTGTTGCTTCTTTTTCTTGGCGGTACCGCCTATTTCAGTCTCAACAGTATTAGCCAGTCTACTTCTGGAGTTAACGAGGTTTCTATTCCGGCTTTAGAGCAAAGCGCCATTATGAAGAGTGGCTTTGTCTTAATGAGTAAGTTAAATCAAACCGCTTTTTATGCTAATAGTTTAACTGAATTAGATACTTTACAACTCCAGTTTACAGAAGAAAAACAAGCTTATGAGCGTAGTTTCGCTAACTTACTAAAAGCAGTAGCTAATGATGCAACACTAAAGCGAGCCACTAATAGCACTAATGATTCTTATACTCGTTTTACAGCCATAGCGACCGAATTATTTTCTACTATCGATTTTAGCCTTAAAACACAAAATACTATTGCTAAAAATCTAGTAGAGCTAGAAGATAATGCCGATAATATGGCTATGTTAATCCTAGACTTTACTGATGTCCGCGACGTACAGCGTCGTTTTCCAAAAGCTTATAGTGCGGCAACATCTATTGAAACAGGTATTAATACCTTAATTAGTAATGTGGTTGACTTAAATCGCACGGCCTCTGCCAGCACGGTTGCCACCCTAAATAATGAAGTTAACTTTCGTTTAACTGAGATTAATAACCAATTTACTATTATCCAAGATGAAACCTCAGGTCAAGTACCTTTAGTCAGTGAGTTAGCAGAAAAAATTAATAATATTAGTAATTTACTGTCAGGTAGCAACGGCATTCCACAATTAAAAACCCAACATCTAAATAGCTTAGCAAAAGCAACTCAACTATTAACTCAAGCTGATGAGCAAACGGTTATTGCTATGCAAGGCTTAGATGCATTATTAAATCAAGCGCGTTCAGCTGCTGAAACTATCCAGCAAGACACTGAGCAAAGCGTAACAAATGCCATTACCACTATCTTTGTAGTAGTGCTGCTATCTATTTTATTTTCAATCCTCATTGCTACTATAACCGTGCGCAGTATCTCGATACCGCTGGCTAAAGTAAATCATATTTTAGGCGTTGTCGCCTCAGGTGATCTAACTCAAAAGCTTGATGATAGTTCTAAAGATGAATTTGGTACTTTAGCGAGG
This window harbors:
- the apaG gene encoding Co2+/Mg2+ efflux protein ApaG, giving the protein MSSHFNVPVEVETFYIAAQSDPAAERYVFAYTITIRNLTSDNLQLLRRYWLITDANGKETEVSGEGVVGEQPELAPGSSYRYTSGAVLDTPVGTMQGHYEMINASKEAITAPIPLFRLAMPNILN
- a CDS encoding methyl-accepting chemotaxis protein, whose amino-acid sequence is MTLTVALRVIGGFAITSLLLLFLGGTAYFSLNSISQSTSGVNEVSIPALEQSAIMKSGFVLMSKLNQTAFYANSLTELDTLQLQFTEEKQAYERSFANLLKAVANDATLKRATNSTNDSYTRFTAIATELFSTIDFSLKTQNTIAKNLVELEDNADNMAMLILDFTDVRDVQRRFPKAYSAATSIETGINTLISNVVDLNRTASASTVATLNNEVNFRLTEINNQFTIIQDETSGQVPLVSELAEKINNISNLLSGSNGIPQLKTQHLNSLAKATQLLTQADEQTVIAMQGLDALLNQARSAAETIQQDTEQSVTNAITTIFVVVLLSILFSILIATITVRSISIPLAKVNHILGVVASGDLTQKLDDSSKDEFGTLARNCNQVISNLQQLIQGIISRSTQLAAASEQTSTITVQTTHAIREQKSQVTQAATATTEMNSTAHGVLQSANDTVVVIQNANTETERVKGISLENKNIILELSNEVEQASEVINKLHKDSTSIGSILDVIRGIAEQTNLLALNAAIEAARAGEQGRGFAVVADEVRSLASKTQQSTQEIQAMIQVLQSGAHAAVEAMNKGKKQAENCVAKTELATTALDSISIAVHSARESSEQISDAAKEQNQVSLEISKLLESIVSIAEETASGAEQTSESSHEVARLAEELRVSVEQFKV
- a CDS encoding symmetrical bis(5'-nucleosyl)-tetraphosphatase, translated to MATYVIGDLQGCFEPLQRLLQQINFSTKDDTLWFCGDLIARGPQSLECLNFIYNLGSSAQVVLGNHDLHFIACYYGIAEVKAKDKLQPLLQANNLETLVHWLRYQPLMHVCQQRNAMMVHAGLAPDWQLTEALEMTQEVQTQLQQQPLNLLQNMYGNKPVRFADAKTKEQRWRYTINSCTRMRFCSKTGALDLKHKGHPNDQPDLVPWYEFCRNKVLPQLFFGHWAALNGFSPVDNVFALDTGCVWGNSLTAYCIDSQKRFSVAATVL
- the pdxA gene encoding 4-hydroxythreonine-4-phosphate dehydrogenase PdxA, whose protein sequence is MTLRIGITPGEPAGIGPDLVIALAQQDWPVQLVVCANAQLLQQRAAQLNLPLRLINYDKAAPATPQMAGSLTIADFALEETVTAGELNVANGQYVVNTLAYAGEAAISGEFSAIVTGPVHKGIINKSGIPFSGHTEYFALLSNSAHVVMMLATEGLRVALATTHIPLAYVAKAITRDRLMNVTRILHHDLKYKFAIANPKIYICGLNPHAGEDGHLGREEIDIMIPALNELRAEGMDLVGPLPADTLFQPKYLEHADAVLAMYHDQGLPVLKYMGFGKSVNISLGLPLIRTSVDHGTALDLAATGKADTGSLFHAVHQAIHLATKTNLSYD
- the rsmA gene encoding 16S rRNA (adenine(1518)-N(6)/adenine(1519)-N(6))-dimethyltransferase RsmA, with translation MTENVHQGHRARKRFGQNFLHDPQVIDRIVKAIAPKPSDFLVEIGPGLGALTEPVAEKSGHLTVIELDRDLAQRLQQHPTLAAKLSIHQADAMKFDFASLVPNDKKMKVFGNLPYNISTPLLFHLFQYADQIENMHFMLQKEVVMRMSAQHGTKAFGRLSVMTQFFCHAMPVVEVGPGAFKPAPKVDSAVVRLIPRSISERPQVPSEVLNRVCLEAFNQRRKTLRNCFSNIATAEDLEQLGLNPGLRPEQLAVADFVRIAQWLHQQEKVE